In a genomic window of Salegentibacter salegens:
- the ybeY gene encoding rRNA maturation RNase YbeY, which translates to MINFYSENDFEFQEEKSFDTWIRKVISSEEKQLGEINYIFCDDYYLYKINLKFLEHDSYTDIISFDNSEGNELNGDIFISTDRVTENAKEYNVDFSEELKRVMIHGILHLCGYGDKTESEAALMRQKEDEKIALFHVEQ; encoded by the coding sequence ATAATTAATTTTTATTCGGAAAATGATTTCGAGTTTCAGGAAGAAAAATCTTTTGATACCTGGATTAGAAAAGTAATCTCTTCAGAAGAGAAACAACTTGGAGAGATTAATTATATTTTTTGCGATGATTATTATCTGTATAAAATTAATCTCAAATTCCTGGAGCACGATAGCTATACCGATATTATCTCTTTCGATAATTCTGAAGGGAACGAATTGAACGGGGATATTTTTATTAGTACAGATCGTGTGACTGAAAATGCGAAAGAGTATAATGTTGATTTTTCTGAAGAACTTAAAAGGGTTATGATCCACGGGATTTTGCATCTATGTGGATATGGAGATAAGACTGAAAGTGAAGCCGCTTTAATGCGACAGAAGGAAGACGAAAAGATTGCATTGTTCCACGTGGAACAATAA